One Deltaproteobacteria bacterium genomic region harbors:
- a CDS encoding DUF3160 domain-containing protein: MTLSKYESERDLIMTLSFKRILMTMCASIFLLSSCQKSEQQSQARNTEQKRNNAIANDTAANVQAQEENTKGLIGDESANTNPANNEKIVELKYFEKLFQTSKVKTALLEKEFAVDGNQGFFEFFQLYENNRYRPIQLEESEAQGEAEVIYRKFIKAIPSVVTPDVVLHNLHLFFDYLLATAEQEVFILKLQEILTVLITQTKEQYLATANTPFAIAAGDNLIFLSVGNALLQTANLSKSATDA; this comes from the coding sequence ATGACATTATCAAAATATGAGAGTGAAAGGGATTTGATTATGACTTTATCGTTCAAGCGCATATTGATGACAATGTGTGCAAGCATTTTTTTGCTGTCCAGTTGCCAAAAAAGTGAACAACAATCTCAAGCTAGAAACACAGAGCAAAAAAGAAACAATGCCATTGCAAATGATACTGCAGCTAATGTGCAAGCCCAAGAAGAAAATACTAAAGGGCTCATAGGCGATGAGAGTGCCAATACGAATCCTGCGAATAACGAAAAAATTGTTGAGCTAAAATATTTTGAAAAATTGTTTCAAACTTCTAAGGTGAAGACGGCGTTATTAGAGAAAGAATTTGCTGTTGATGGTAATCAGGGCTTTTTTGAATTTTTTCAACTATATGAGAATAATCGCTATCGTCCGATTCAGCTAGAAGAAAGCGAAGCCCAAGGAGAAGCTGAGGTTATATATCGTAAGTTTATTAAAGCGATACCAAGTGTGGTGACCCCTGATGTGGTTTTGCATAATCTTCATTTGTTTTTCGATTATTTATTGGCGACGGCAGAGCAAGAAGTATTTATTCTTAAGTTGCAAGAAATTTTGACAGTATTAATCACCCAAACAAAAGAACAATATCTTGCTACTGCCAATACACCTTTTGCAATTGCTGCTGGTGATAATTTAATTTTTTTATCAGTTGGTAATGCCTTATTACAGACAGCAAATTTATCTAAGTCAGCAACAGATGCTTAA